The Oncorhynchus masou masou isolate Uvic2021 chromosome 13, UVic_Omas_1.1, whole genome shotgun sequence genomic interval ATACAGGTAGAAAACGTGGGATTTCGGAAACAAAGTATGACCATTCATTACAAAGTAATTCATTATTAGTAGTATTTAATATTCAGCAATCTATGTCCATTTGATCTACTTCAGGGTTGAGTTCACAAGGCTGAAGTCCATAGCTGAATTCAGAATTGTATACCTGGCAGGTTTATTTCAGGTACCTTGGTGGGAAAAGATGTCAGATGTAATCAGGAAAACTGCTTCTGAAAATGAAATGATGCGTTATTGGTTATTGTGATTatattttattgttttgtttcatttAAAATGAATTACTTTCCAAACTTGCCTGTTAGGTTAAAGTCCAGAATTCATACTGTTGGCTCTCTAGCTATATTATCGTTGACTTTTATAATACTTCGCTATCACGTACGAACAACTATGCCCTTGTGTGCTAGAATGAACCGTTTTGAAAATGTTATACTTTTGGCATCATGCACAGAATTTTTAGAAATATTTTGTTTCTTCTGTAATGAATGAGCAATGTCCATTAAAGGATTTTGAAGAGACCGATGGAAAAGGATGCCATAATTGTGTCTGTGCCATGTCTGCAATAATATTCTTCCAATATAATGAAAATACTGAGCTGAGGTAAACTCACTAGGGAACATTCTTAGCGTAGGAGGGTTGGGCAAGTCATTTCCATAATGAAGTCAAATTCTAGAAGTGAATCGAGTTTCCTCCTGTAATGTGTAGACCCAGGGCCTactggaggtgtgtctacagattgTTACACAAGATGATGTGATATAACCAAAGATTGTTGGTGTCCATTGCTAAATGTTATAAGCTTGCCTGTACAAAACTTCACCAACAATCTTTCTACTAACCAGCATTTGGTGATACTCTTCTTTGTTCTCGATTCAGGAAAACAGTTTATAAAGGAAAACTTTATAAAATGTCTGTATCCAGTTGCAGGTGGTTCTACAAACACCATATAAAACTCAGGAAGATAGTAAATACATGTTTTGTATCGAGTGAGATATGCTTACTGCATGCATCTGTTTTAGTCGCCCGGTCACCTACTTCTACATGTGGCCATGTCTCATGTAGAAGAAATTGTTTTCCAGAATCAAGAACAAAGGGAGTTGCAGATTAGATGCAAAATCTATGGCGCTGTTTGGTATAGGCAAACCTGTTAAATTCAGTAATGGACGCCAACAACCTTTGGTTATATCACATCATCTGGTGTAGTAGGCCTACAACCGGTTGCTACTGCAGGTGCAACTGAGTTTCATTTAAAACTATGCCACAGCTGTGAGTGACAGAGCAGAGGCGGGCGGAAATGGCGTGAATCAAGCGCAAGGAAGCCTGGATGGCGCGCCAAATTTCAAAGGACTTCCTGGGGGAAAAGAACGCGAAAATCTCCGTTCAGCAAACAACGACGTTTAAATTGGACATAAATTATCAAAAGACTAAAGTATATAGACAGTTTGAAACAATCGGCGGCGTTAGCATCATATTTAGACAGTGGATAAGAGTTCAAGTGCGCCAGATTCGAGACACTTTTGTGGAGGTATGACTTTCAATGTGGATTACAGGAACTATCCGGCTGTCTACGCCTTGATTGTGAAATGCTTTTTCCCAAGTAGTGTATTTTGACATCTTAATATGATGCGCTTAATATGATGCGGTGTAACGATGGTTTAGTTTGTTGACATTTGCAAAGTAATCTTGGCAAAACCATTCGTTGTAATTTAGCTAGTTACCTAACAAAAGTGATTCACTAGTTGTCCACTACTTTGTCCCTGTGCCATTTCACCACACGAGCCTTGTGCTACACTAGCAAATCAGCAGCACTGTCAGGCATACAGTAACGTTAGCTATTAGCTACATGCAGTTTGTTCGTTTTTCGTAGAACAATGTGCATCATATTGGTGAACGCTCATAACGGCAAGGTCGTACCTACAATTCAACTACATGTAAACGTATATTTTGATGCATTTTTAAAATGTATCCAACTTTTCTGAGGTGCAGctatgggcaactttgatgggggccaCAACCTGAATTCATCATGAGAGGCCACAGTGATCAGGGCCTGGCCGTAGCCTTTCTGCAATTCTGACTGACATCATaagagaaactgctgatgcacaaccacatttcgaaTTGCATCGGTGTCTTCTAACTCTCAACGGTAAGCTGAGATCCCGATTTGAGttcctaaaatatatttttggaagtgtgtgtgtgtgtgtgtgtgtattcgttTTTGGAAATTGATCTGTGGGCCAACAAAAGGGGGGCCCAGGGCTGCCAGATAGGGCAATAGAGCTGGGAATTGCCATGGACCTCACAACACAATAGTTAGGTGCCAATATcatatgtattgtgattcaatgttccaaacatattgctcactatatgtcttCTGCAGAGTGCATGAGAAAATTGGCTTTGATCAGTCGGGGAAATAAGTTCTGAAAATAGGTTCACGTttaaaaagatggagaacaagctataggataaaaaaaaaatattgtacCAGAGTTTTGGCACAGGTACAGCCGACTAACGCTAGCTAACACTACCTAGCAAAAGGTAGATGTACAAATCGATACTTGTAGTCAAAGTATCGATATAATATCGTCCAAAGTAGTAACTATCTACTTTTTTTGCTCCCCATCACTAGGCAATAGGATGCTGAATTGCCATCAATCCATAGATTATCACTTGTTAAATATGAAATGCTCATAATTGATTATATTAGCAATATAAACAAGTTAACTATCTATGGTGTAGACAGATTGAGTGAGTCATGGGCATGCTGTCTTACAAACGTTCCCTCTTCTGTCTTTTCAGATTGAACCACCTCAAGCTTCTAGCGCCCAGCCCTTTTACGTGTCAATTTATGAATTAGTGAGCTTAGTCAAATGTACACGGCCTTACAACTGATATTTCGCTGACATTACTCAGCAAATAACCGTGCAGGTTATAGATTGTATACGATATGTTTGACTGTTAAAACGAGAGTTTTAATGTTTAATCTGTTCAAATTCATTCAACATCACATACTAAGAACCAAGCTTTTATACCAGCATTACAGACAGCTTTTTTTGTCATCACATTCACTGACTTAAGTGCTATTTAAGCAATGGAAAGCTCTATGTAAGAAAGTAGCTGTTACTGACTGGGGTGGGGATCGGTTAGTCGTGGCCATGCTGTCCGGCGTCCAGCCGTGTTTCCAGCTGCTGAGAATCGGCTCCTCCTCTACGGATTCAGCCCGGGACCTGTACACGTTCCGGCCTGCGCTGACCCACTCCGTGTTCCGGCTGGGCCGTGAGGCAGAGCTGTGTGACGTCACACTGGACTCCACGTCTGTGTCTCGGATCCACGCCGAGCTGCATGCTGAGAGGGAGGCGGAGGGAGCAGCCGAGGGGGGCTGGAAGGTGCAGATAAAGGATCGGAGCAGCCATAGTGAGTTCCACACCATCCCACATGATTACAGTACACGGTTCTTCGAAGAATCACCACCAGAGACATTAAACTGTGATGTAGTCTGATATGATGTCTGTCATTCTTTCTTTGGGAGGGATTtaatatttattttgtttattttcttgTAACATATTCTAGAACTACACACACTTGTGTTTAGTTTCCTTAGGTCTCATTCAACTCTTCTACTAGCCTTTCATCTGAGCTTTCTTCTCCACCTTCCCATTCCAGGTACCTGGGTGAATGAGGTCCGGCTGCAGCCAGGTGTCCAATGGGAGCTCTCAGATGGTGACACGCTCACCTTCGGTGGccaatcagagagagggagcccAGAGTTCTACTTCCTCTTCCAGAAGGTTAGCGTGCGGCCGTTGGACTTCGACGCCATCACCATCCCAAAGGCCGGCACCTTCTCCTCCGACCTGAAGAACCGAATCAGAACGAGCCTGGGTCGCAAGGCGGTGGCCAACTTGGATCTCAACAGGGCGACCGTCATTCTGAATTCCATCGGAAGCCTGAGCAAGATGACTGGGACTCCTTGGACGTTTAAGAGGACGTGTGACGGCAATATCACAGACGCAAGCTCCACCTTCTTTCCTTTTACATCCATGGTCccgccctccacccctcctccctttccACCCACAACCTCTGTGGTCTCATCCAAGTCACTCCCGCCCTCATCCAAGAGCAGGCGCAAGTCAGCCCACACTGTCCTTCTGGAGGATGACAGCTCGGATGAGCCCGGGAACCACCGACGAGTGAAAGACGGACCGAGTGGGACGAAGAGAAGGCGCCTCTACAAGTCCGAATCTGAGGGTTTCCACGCTCATTTACCCAAAACGGACCAGGATGTACGACGCCAGTTTGAACTGAAACGTGTGCCTGTGCCCAAACCGGTCGCAAACTGCCACACCATCGTCGCTAACGGCAAACTCAACCATGTTTCCTTCAACATCAGTCAGAGGCGGGAGATTGACCCAAACAATCAAAGAACTGTCCCAAATGTCTCTGTGTTTCGCCAGCAGAATATTTTTTCGCCGCCATCCTCTGGGCGGGGAAGGCAACGGGCTCACAGCTCCCCTGTGGTGGTGGGAGGAAAGACTTACACCCTGGGGTCTCCATCCTTGAGGATCTGCAAAGAGGATGGAGGACGGGCAGGGCAGTTTGCCAGAT includes:
- the LOC135551421 gene encoding transcription factor 19-like, yielding MLSGVQPCFQLLRIGSSSTDSARDLYTFRPALTHSVFRLGREAELCDVTLDSTSVSRIHAELHAEREAEGAAEGGWKVQIKDRSSHSTWVNEVRLQPGVQWELSDGDTLTFGGQSERGSPEFYFLFQKVSVRPLDFDAITIPKAGTFSSDLKNRIRTSLGRKAVANLDLNRATVILNSIGSLSKMTGTPWTFKRTCDGNITDASSTFFPFTSMVPPSTPPPFPPTTSVVSSKSLPPSSKSRRKSAHTVLLEDDSSDEPGNHRRVKDGPSGTKRRRLYKSESEGFHAHLPKTDQDVRRQFELKRVPVPKPVANCHTIVANGKLNHVSFNISQRREIDPNNQRTVPNVSVFRQQNIFSPPSSGRGRQRAHSSPVVVGGKTYTLGSPSLRICKEDGGRAGQFARFHITSGKRRGRPRKHPPPRPSLPPPSSSSSSSSSSSSSSSSSSSSEDEVEGVSQGVEPCAAPRCRLPQQDTVQWVQCDDCDAWYHLDCLHRDRKNLLLDPNADFHCGCR